A genomic stretch from Moraxella nasicaprae includes:
- a CDS encoding DUF637 domain-containing protein codes for MLFSKSSLNIAISAILLSISTSSIAQVISDPKADSNKKPIILAGTHTNGQAVPVVQIRTPVNGISHNQYERFNVNDIGVVLNNARGSTQTQLANQIEGNPFLQQGSAHTIINEINSSKATNIAGIIEVAGQTANVIIANPSGIVVSGAGFINTNEATLTTGTVSHLQGNISHQINAGKINIGQTGMSDRHQANYLNLYAKAVELNGKIHANDSINVVAGSNIITNGLSTPVQASSNKSSAATIAIDTGQLGGMYAGNIRLIVTDQGVGVNNAGSLNAAQQVYVSSDGYIKNTGNIHADHQILLSSQTDIYQSAQGVMSTKQGNIHLNANNQTLAGNVTGGRDILLTTNNTLNLHQTNLTASNIETKAKTLSVQQSNMTASNVQLVTKDALSIGKSSIRTTGNITVASLAGSAQMTDNQLNADGSINLYTHQNQTLTNSNLTAHKNISIESRKDLVWQNTTANADHHLTLYTTGDQNIGGNLSAKGILSSVSLGLHTITGSTNLTAGAILLKTKKLSIKPQGQLFANATKTQLLTKNPQTTTLSGDLSIISEQALHIRPQTHQLSADGDLWLQSQNGNIDLIGHEGTKGIGSGQLAQLTPKGNLTISAQEIVLQGANITGKNIHLNAGKGSVLVDALSNRLDGQALPIHTIDNIEKQLKQAKQALAIFQKSDAYQSYRQLQTQINSLQFQLALHHSQRQALSNPATPSLPENSRSLGDTLLPPPPPPPPSGIRFRSASPTSPADPKTVADYDRLINQTNAKINELESVLSKHLPAKSKEEALQADVSRLTDQLADLKRNPIGTEYQPSTLTAQNNISMNAAQGILIRSSNLTAANNITLQAQGTLTDKYHKNDQNITASILVDGSHNIYEMGKENSSYYRNHALFVPSQITASNVSLSATKTNQAGQPVHLVVQAGNIDAKSNLTIAANHHLLVDHAINYTHRYDESSSKKGSALNRKTINVQTQDEYSTALPTSLAAHHISLTAQGHQSNADFYATKMSTTGNISVFATGAINLFSVNDVHEHHQDTQVKRRILGVKAGNATTNHHKLQITALPASLTARYINTKSLGDTTLQGSIFSYLSGANIEAGGKVHLLPAISTLNISTTSQANEVFWQRMQDKGQYTQTAVLPSFTGSTPPSFVADGGLVVQIPISEKDVQRKVIKEQILELAKQPEYSYLNSLIQQNNIDWQTLILTQKEWNYQQAGLTPAGAAILTIAMGMATGGIAPINGTLLGSHTLTAMANTALSTLAEQATISLINNQGNIKAAIKQLGNKDNAKQLAFAIASAGISNKIDKGLNIQGIDQTQLSLNDRFIKGIAQSTSKSLLQSAIYGTDLEDNLKTNLGNQLIALSHQQAFAHLVKPIDTDGNINNIAHKLAAGLTGCLSAKAQGSTCQAGALGASMAEIWADWQIDDPTTLTDSQRQSIINQAKLIAGTVAALAEEDVNMAVQMAEEVVRWNGAYYNKIRANAPKANQEEANRLAALINTGRLEMMMPAAKNLAYLCNKYLFGFVALCAR; via the coding sequence ATGCTATTTTCAAAATCATCTTTGAATATTGCCATTTCTGCCATTCTTTTATCAATTTCAACATCAAGCATTGCCCAAGTTATCAGCGATCCAAAAGCAGATTCTAATAAAAAACCCATTATTCTTGCAGGAACTCATACTAATGGACAAGCTGTTCCTGTGGTACAGATTCGCACACCTGTTAATGGCATATCTCATAATCAATACGAAAGGTTCAATGTTAATGACATAGGTGTCGTGCTAAACAATGCTCGTGGTAGTACACAGACACAGCTTGCCAATCAGATTGAGGGTAATCCTTTTTTACAACAAGGTTCTGCCCATACCATCATCAATGAAATTAACAGTAGTAAAGCCACCAATATTGCTGGTATTATTGAGGTTGCTGGACAAACAGCCAATGTTATCATTGCCAACCCGTCAGGAATTGTAGTTTCTGGTGCTGGGTTTATTAACACAAATGAGGCAACATTAACAACTGGCACGGTTAGTCATTTGCAGGGCAACATTAGCCATCAAATCAATGCTGGTAAAATTAATATCGGTCAAACAGGTATGTCCGATAGGCATCAAGCCAATTATCTTAATCTATATGCTAAAGCAGTGGAATTAAATGGCAAAATCCATGCCAATGATAGTATTAATGTTGTTGCAGGCTCTAATATTATTACCAATGGACTTTCCACTCCTGTTCAAGCATCATCAAATAAATCTTCCGCTGCCACCATTGCTATTGATACAGGTCAGCTTGGCGGTATGTATGCTGGCAATATTCGTTTGATTGTTACCGATCAGGGCGTTGGTGTCAATAATGCTGGTAGCTTAAACGCCGCTCAGCAAGTCTATGTCAGTAGTGATGGATACATCAAAAACACAGGCAATATACATGCAGATCATCAAATCCTACTAAGTAGCCAAACAGATATTTACCAGTCGGCACAAGGGGTGATGAGCACCAAACAAGGCAATATCCACCTAAATGCTAACAATCAAACTTTGGCAGGCAATGTGACAGGAGGGAGAGACATCCTTTTAACAACAAACAACACCCTTAATCTACATCAAACAAATTTAACTGCCAGCAACATTGAAACCAAAGCCAAGACGCTCAGCGTACAGCAGTCCAATATGACTGCCAGCAATGTCCAGTTAGTTACCAAAGACGCTCTATCTATCGGTAAAAGTAGTATTCGTACAACAGGCAACATCACTGTAGCATCATTAGCTGGCAGTGCACAAATGACTGACAACCAGTTAAATGCAGATGGATCAATCAATCTCTACACACACCAAAATCAAACGCTGACTAACAGTAATTTAACTGCACACAAAAACATCTCTATTGAGTCTAGAAAAGACCTAGTTTGGCAAAACACGACTGCCAATGCCGATCATCATTTAACGCTTTATACCACAGGCGATCAAAATATAGGTGGTAATTTAAGTGCTAAGGGTATCTTAAGTAGCGTTTCACTTGGTTTGCATACGATTACAGGATCGACCAATCTGACGGCTGGTGCAATTTTATTAAAAACCAAAAAGCTGTCCATCAAGCCGCAGGGTCAATTATTTGCTAATGCAACCAAAACACAGCTGTTAACCAAAAATCCGCAAACTACGACACTAAGTGGCGACTTATCTATTATTAGCGAGCAAGCATTGCACATTCGACCTCAGACACATCAATTATCTGCTGATGGAGATTTATGGCTACAGTCCCAAAATGGCAACATTGATTTAATCGGTCATGAAGGCACTAAGGGTATTGGCTCAGGTCAATTAGCACAACTTACTCCAAAAGGAAATTTGACCATATCCGCACAAGAGATTGTTTTACAAGGGGCAAATATTACAGGTAAAAATATCCATCTAAATGCTGGGAAGGGCTCCGTTCTGGTTGATGCTCTAAGCAATCGCCTAGATGGTCAAGCATTGCCCATACATACGATTGACAATATAGAAAAACAGCTCAAACAAGCCAAGCAAGCATTAGCAATCTTTCAAAAATCTGACGCATATCAGTCTTATCGACAATTGCAGACTCAGATTAATTCTCTGCAATTTCAGCTAGCTTTGCATCATAGTCAAAGACAGGCATTAAGCAATCCTGCCACGCCATCTCTACCAGAAAACAGCAGATCGCTTGGCGACACTCTCTTACCTCCCCCACCGCCTCCCCCACCATCAGGGATTAGATTTCGTTCAGCATCACCCACTTCGCCGGCAGATCCAAAGACTGTGGCTGACTATGACCGACTAATTAACCAAACCAACGCCAAAATCAACGAATTAGAATCGGTATTATCTAAGCATTTGCCTGCCAAATCAAAAGAGGAGGCTTTGCAAGCTGATGTATCAAGATTGACTGACCAACTGGCTGACTTGAAAAGAAATCCAATCGGTACAGAATATCAGCCCTCCACCCTGACAGCACAAAACAATATCAGCATGAATGCTGCTCAAGGCATTCTAATCCGTTCATCGAACTTGACCGCTGCCAATAACATCACTTTGCAAGCACAGGGTACATTAACTGACAAATACCACAAAAACGACCAAAACATCACCGCCAGCATCCTAGTCGATGGCTCACACAACATCTATGAAATGGGCAAGGAAAACTCCTCTTATTATCGCAACCATGCTTTGTTTGTGCCAAGTCAAATCACAGCCAGTAATGTCAGCCTATCTGCCACCAAGACCAATCAAGCAGGGCAGCCAGTCCATTTGGTTGTACAAGCTGGCAACATTGATGCTAAGTCTAACCTAACCATCGCTGCTAATCATCATTTACTCGTTGACCATGCCATCAATTATACCCATCGCTACGATGAAAGTAGCAGCAAAAAAGGCAGTGCACTCAATCGCAAAACCATCAATGTTCAAACCCAAGATGAGTATTCCACCGCCCTACCGACTTCTTTGGCTGCCCATCATATCTCATTAACCGCTCAAGGTCATCAAAGTAATGCTGACTTTTATGCCACCAAAATGAGTACGACAGGCAATATCAGTGTCTTTGCTACAGGTGCAATCAATCTATTTAGCGTCAATGATGTGCATGAGCATCATCAAGATACTCAGGTCAAAAGACGCATCTTGGGCGTTAAAGCAGGCAATGCAACAACCAATCATCACAAATTGCAAATTACTGCCCTGCCCGCCTCTTTGACCGCTCGTTATATCAATACCAAATCTCTTGGCGACACCACCCTACAAGGCAGTATATTTAGCTATCTGTCTGGTGCAAATATTGAAGCAGGCGGCAAAGTTCATCTACTTCCAGCGATTAGCACTCTCAATATAAGCACCACCTCACAAGCCAATGAAGTCTTTTGGCAACGAATGCAAGATAAAGGACAATATACTCAAACAGCTGTTTTACCCAGCTTTACAGGTAGTACACCGCCTAGTTTTGTTGCCGATGGCGGTCTTGTGGTACAAATCCCTATCAGCGAAAAAGATGTCCAAAGAAAAGTCATCAAGGAACAAATCCTTGAACTTGCCAAACAGCCCGAATACAGCTATCTAAATTCGCTCATCCAGCAAAACAACATCGACTGGCAGACCCTTATTCTCACTCAAAAAGAATGGAACTACCAGCAAGCAGGTCTTACTCCAGCAGGGGCTGCCATCTTAACCATTGCCATGGGAATGGCAACAGGCGGTATTGCACCGATTAACGGTACTTTATTGGGCAGTCATACCCTGACAGCGATGGCAAATACCGCTCTTAGCACCCTTGCCGAACAAGCCACCATCAGCCTAATCAATAATCAAGGCAACATCAAAGCCGCCATCAAGCAGCTTGGCAATAAAGACAATGCCAAACAGCTTGCCTTTGCCATCGCCAGTGCTGGTATCAGCAATAAGATTGATAAAGGACTAAACATACAAGGCATTGACCAAACCCAGTTAAGTCTTAATGACAGATTCATCAAAGGCATTGCCCAAAGTACTTCAAAAAGCCTACTACAATCTGCCATCTATGGCACAGACTTAGAAGACAACCTAAAAACCAATCTTGGTAATCAACTGATTGCCCTATCACATCAACAAGCCTTTGCTCATTTGGTTAAACCCATTGATACAGATGGCAACATTAACAACATCGCCCACAAACTTGCCGCAGGACTCACAGGCTGTCTATCTGCCAAAGCACAAGGATCAACTTGCCAAGCAGGTGCCTTAGGTGCTAGTATGGCAGAAATCTGGGCAGATTGGCAAATAGATGACCCCACTACCCTAACAGACTCTCAAAGACAAAGTATCATCAACCAAGCCAAACTCATCGCAGGGACAGTAGCAGCCCTAGCAGAAGAAGATGTGAATATGGCAGTGCAGATGGCTGAGGAGGTGGTGAGATGGAATGGGGCTTATTATAATAAAATTAGAGCAAATGCACCAAAAGCCAATCAGGAAGAAGCAAATAGATTGGCAGCCCTAATAAATACAGGAAGATTGGAGATGATGATGCCCGCCGCGAAAAATCTCGCCTATTTATGCAATAAATATCTTTTTGGTTTTGTTGCACTATGTGCAAGATAA